The Balneola vulgaris DSM 17893 DNA window GCTATACTTCAACAAAACAGTATACCGGTGGCTATGGTGAAGGCATTATTAACCAACCAAAAGTTGTCGAAAGACTTTACATCAAACTGGGAGTTCGGTAACTATCTAGATGGGATCTAACAATATCTGTTACTTTTTGATTATTGAAGAAATAACCTCAATTCCATCGGGTTGCCACCATAAATTTGGTGATTGAGCCGTACTCAGCCATTCTGTGCTAGTTCCTTCTATGGGATTACCGGACGAATATACCGTCTGTACGGCTTCACCGAATTTAGCCTTCAGTGCTTTGAGGGTTGAAACATCGCCTTGCACCCAGTGAAGGGTAAAATCATCACTCGGAAATTCATCAGTAGCTTGTATAAGGAAATCATCTAACCACGCCTGATCTCGATTTATAGCTTTGTTATATGCAAATTGGTAAGCCAGCTTAGGAGTTGGTTTTTGATGCTGTGGGTTCTTCAACCAAAATTCCTCTACATAGTCCGTAAAATGACATTTTACTTTACTGAGAGTATATGGACTTACAATTACGGCTACCGAACGACACCCCTTTCCTCCATACCTGAACACCGACTCAATCATATCCCTCAAGGTCTGTGGATCTTCATTTTCTAAATACGCCATAGAAAATTTAGCTGTTCGGATTATATAATCGGTGCTCCCAGTTACGGCATTTAAAGTCACTAAGCGTTCTTTAACCACATCCACTGATTCCTTTGAACCAGCAAATAAAACCTTATCAGCATTCAAATCCGAAAAATCTGATAATTCTGTTGAGTATTCTTTTAAGTTCTCTACCTCAAAGGCTCTTAATATCTTTAAATAACTTGCTAAGAGATAAGGGTCTTTGGAAGAAAGCTTTCCGTAATAGTTTGCGCCACTTAATACACATCCAAGAGCATCTTGAAAACCAACAAGTGGTAGATTTCCAGCGTGCAAACAAAGTACTTTTCGACCTTTAGCATTTACCTGCTCCGATAATTGTGCCCGTTTTGCCCATTCAGAAATCTGCCCTTGATCTACTTTTTGTTTTAAACTTCTGATTTGAAATTTGATGTCCTCAAAGCTGAATAGGCCTTCTTCAACAGTCCGCTCAATGGCTTGCTTCAAGTCTGCATTATCAGGTTGCAACCACTCTTTAGTAGCTTGTTCAATAAGTATTATATGTGATTTAACATCCTTCATGAAAGCACATTCAATCCTGATCTATTAAAAAATTACAGCCACGTAAATTTTGAGTATTCCATCTACCCAATACCTGGAATCTGCCCGATTCGTCCATCACGCCTTTGTCACCTGTTAAGAGAAACGAACACGAATGTACATTCGCTAAATCTATAACACCGATTAACCCCTCTTCACTATTCGGTAATGTCTCCAATGGGTTCTCTGGATTACGAATGGATACCTGTTTCCAATGTGGAGCCTGAAACCATAAATCCCCTTTGCTATAAGATTGGCTGAGTAGCTCTGACATCCCGTATTCCGAACAAATTTGATCTGGACGTACATCAAAGCCTTCACAAAGTTTTTGATGCAGCTCTTCTTTCGACATGGATCGCTTAAATGTCTTCATCCCACCTGTTTCCATGATCAATGTATTTGAAGGAAATTGAACATTGCTGATTTCAAGCAAATCGAGTAGGCCAAAGGCTGCTCCGAAAATCATTAGCTGTTTACCCGATTTCGCTACTTCAGCTATATCTTTTTGTACTAAAGGTGTATTTAATGGCAGAAATTTACTTTGTGCGGTTTTTTCTTGGTCTATTAAACACTGAATCATCCATATTAGTGATGAATGTGGATTTTCTGCATATCCGGGTGTATATCCCCAAATCACCAAGTTATCGAGCTCAAAAAACTCCCGCATTCCATTGAGTATAGATGCTCTATAAATCTCTTCATCTGCGATATAGTGAGTGCTTCTAGTCATTCCTGAAGTACCACTACTTTGAAAATAAAGCTCTGGAAGTTGTGTACTTGGAGCAGATAAAACCTTGGTTTCCTTAAATGCCTCAATCGGTAGTAAAGGTATCGAATCGATAGATGTAAAACGCTTCACACCTAAGGCATCACAAAAGGTTTTATACACCGAGTTGTGTTGATACTGATATTGGAAAACTTCGGCTACCCTTTCCTCAAAGCTTATTGCTTGATCAAATATGTCAATCTTCCAATTCATAGTTCAGCCTATATAAAGCATTCTTTGAAGCTAGTATCAATATCCCTTTATGGAAATCAAAGGCACGTAATTCAGGGATTTTTGAAAATGTGCTAATAACCTTTCGATTTGAACCTTGAAAATACTCAACTAGCGTGTCTTTCAGTAAATATATGCGGTCATCTTTTGCTCGAATCGCCAACGTATTCTCAGCGGGGTAGAATGATACTAATAATCCATTTTCTGTTAGTTCATGCACCACTTTTGCCTCTTTGTCGAGTATATAGAGTTTAGCTCCTGAGGTCTCTATGTCATCTACACTTTTAATGCCCTTTGGTAAACTGAAGTGGTCCAATAATGCCCCATTTTCAGAAAATTTAAGAATTCGTTTTGCATCGCTATCATAAGCGATTACTTCCCCAAAGTTATTTACGCTCAAGAGAGCCGGAGAAAATGATGGCAAATCATTTATTGATGCGTTATTCGTGATGCTACCTAATAATTGCCCCCTTTTATCAAACAGCTGAATGCGTTGATTACCGTGGTCGGCCACGAACCTTTTTAAGCCAGTGGTACTTGCTAAATCGGATGGAGTATTGAATTGATAGCTACCAGAACCTTTATTTCCGATTCGATCAATAACCTTACCACTTCCATCTAATTCAATGATTTGATGGTCTTTCTGATCTAATACTAAGATGGTTTGATGAGAAACAAATTCGACCGCAACTACATCTTCAAATGCAGACGATAAAATTAGGGGGCTAGCATTCTGTGCATGAGCATTTATCACACTCAAAAAGCACAGAAATCCTATGAGAGCCCATTTATTCATTCAAGGTGTTTAAGTCCTTTATGCCCAATATCGGTTCTATAATACATGTTATCGAACGAAATTTTAGACACATCCTGATATGCTAGTTCCAGTGCTTCAGCTAAACTTTTAGCTTCAGTTACAACATTGAGTACACGTCCACCATTGGTAAGAATTTGATTACCATCCCGTTTAGTACCAGCATGGAAAACCATCGCGTCTTTTATATTGTCTAAGCCTGATATCACTTTGCCTTTAGCATAGCTTTGTGGGTATCCTCCCGACACTAGTACCACCGTACAACGGTATAAATCATCGAGAATAACCTCTGTGTCAGAAAGGCGCCCTTCTGTACAAGCCACCATAACTTCAAGCAGGTCACTTTGCATTGCAGGGATAATAACTTGGCATTCAGGGTCACCAAATCGGCAATTATATTCTACCACTTTGGGACCATCTGAGGTTATCATAAGTCCAACGTATAAGAATCCTAAGTAAGGATTTCCCTCGCTTTTCATCCCTTTAACTGTAGGAGCGATAATTTCAGATTTTACTCTTTCTAAGAGTTCTTCAGTTACAATAGGTGCAGGTGAATAAGCACCCATGCCACCCGTATTTAGGCCGGTGTCCCCTTCTCCAATTCTCTTATGATCTTGGGCATTCCCAATCACTTTAAATTCTGAACCATCACAAATGGCAAACACAGAAGCTTCTTCGCCTTCCATGAATTCTTCAATTACTAATCGAGACGCCGCATCGCTTAAGGAACCTTCTTTTAACTCCTCAAGAGCCTGCATAGCTTCAGCTTCAGTTTCAGGAATAAGTACTCCTTTTCCACCTGCTAAGCCATCCGCTTTAAGTACTACGGGGTAAGCCCCTTTTTCTTTGATGTACTCAGCTGCTTTATCAAACTCGGATTGGTCGAATACTTCATAGGCCGCCGTAGGGATATCATGACGTTTCATGAAGTCTTTGGCGAATTCTTTCGAACCTTCAAGCATAGCTGCTTGTTGTTTTGGGCCAAACACAACTTGGCATTTCTCTTCAAGAAAATCAGCAAATCCATCCACTAATGGTTGCTCAGGTCCTACTACCGTGATGTGAATGCTATGCTCTTGTATGAAGTCATAAATCTCATCAAAGTTTGTGGCATCAAGTACCACATTTTTACCAAGAGACTCAGTACCAGGATTCCCTGGAGCTATATATAGTTCACCCAATTTCGATGACTTAGCTATGCCCCAAGCTAAAGCGTGCTCACGGCCGCCACTCCCTAATAAAAGAACGTTATAATGCATGAATTAAGATAGGTTTTCAGCAATCACAATTAACTCAGCAAAGCTCTTAGCACTTAGGCTAGCTCCACCTATTAAGCCACCATCAACATCTTCTTGAGTTAGCAACTCTTCCGCATTTTCAGGCTTCATACTTCCACCATAAAGAATGCGCACTGCGCCGGCTGTATCATTACCAAAAAGAGCTTCTAATTCTTGGCGAATAAAAGCGTGCATTTCCTGAGCTTGCTCTGGTGTTGCTGTTACGCCTGTTCCGATTGCCCAAACTGGCTCATATGCAATTACAGTATCAAGTGCTTGTACTGAATCTAAGCCGTTATAAGCTGCTCTAATTTGATCGCTTACAAACTTAAAATGTCCATCGTTTTTACGAGTCTCTAATTTCTCACCCACACAGATTATAGGTACGATGCGTTCCGCCATCGCTTTTTTGATCTTTTTATTGATCATATCATCGGTTTCGCCAAAGTACTCACGGCGTTCAGAGTGGCCAACAAGCACATAGTTACAGCCACTTTCAGCTAACATACTTGCGCTTATCTCGCCTGTAAAAGCACCATTATCTTCGTAGTACAGGTTCTGAGCACCTACTTGAATATCAGAGCTGTGTAAGTACTTTACCGCCATAGAAAGCGATACAAATGGTGGACAAACCAACACATCAATGTCGTCAGTAAAATTTTTCTTTAACGACTTCAGTCCGTCTAGTAGTTCAGCCGCTTCGTATGGGCCTCCATTCATTTTCCAATTTCCGGCAATAAGTAATTGACGAGTACTCATTTAACTTCCCTTCTGATTTTGTTTAATAATTGTATTTAACCCTTGTATAACATCCGTAAAGTCTTCGGCAACATACTTTCTTACAATGTTACCTTGTTGATCAATAAGAATTCTAGTTGGAACCTGAGTTACATTAAAGGTTTCGATTAGCTTTTGTACGTCAAAGCCACCAAATTTTGCAACACTCCAGTGTTTAACTCGCTCATCGAAAAAGGCTTGAACAGTTACTTCACTTTTATCCAATGGGATAGTAAACACCTCTAAATCATAATTCTGATAAATTTGATGAATTACGACGGTACGGTCATATTGATTTTGATACAAACGACTAGCAACTGGAGTAATTTCGAGGATGTAAGGTTTACCCACTAAACTATCAGGAGCAATAATTTCACCTTCATCTGTTTCAAAGCTAAATTCTGGAACTCGGTAACCTGGTGCTAGATATGATAAATCGTATCCGATGGTCTTAGCCCATTGTTGAGCCTTTGGATCATCGTCGTATTCTTTTTCGAATTCAGCTAAAAGATCTTTAGCTATATCAACTCGAGCACTATCAAAGTAAAAGGCGATTCGTTCTTGATCTAAAGCGCGCTTAATTTTTGGGTTTTTTGTCAAATCTTGAAGGGAATCTAAATAACTCACTGCTCCTTCAACACCTTGAGTCTCCGCTTTATATTCGAAACCATATTTAGCAGCCACACCAATCATTTCATCGCTTGGCAGTGCATCATTGATACGTTGCATCATCAAATTTTGGTCGAAGGTATTCAATAAACGAACCGACTCACCCCCTGCCATATTGGATGCAAAAGTACCTGGGTAGTTTTCATATACTTCCCAAAATAAGTCACTCCATTTGCGTAACTCATCTTCAATTAAAGTATCGGCTACAGCGCCTGCGTTGATGTATGCTAATACTCTTCTAAAGCCTTTATCTACGCGGTTGTAAACTTCCATAGCTCTATTTTCTCTAGAGTCTACTTCGAAGTTTTCACTCAATCCTGGTAGTTCACCAGAGAAATTAATGGTATCGTTATCCGCTAAGATGAATTGAGTAGACCCAATCACATTGCCATTTCTACTGATATAAACCGGGTAAATACCTTGAAATGGGAATTCTACTTTACCTGTAATATTACCCAGTCTATTCGATTGTTCTAAGAATAACGTATCCACATCAGAATCTACATCTTCACGATGAGTGATTAATAGTTGGATACCTGAGTAATCTTTGGAACTGTCTACTGAATCTGCAACTGTAATCTTACCATTGATAAGTGCACTTTGCATTTCAGGTTCACTACTACAGTTAGCAAATACTATTGTTAATAGTGCGAGTATACTTGTATGTCTGATCTTCATATTCTTTCTTTTCTGATCTATCAATCAGCTTTCTAATTTTTTTGTAACCATCTCAGTAACCAATTTTGGATTGGCTTTACCTCTTGATGCTTTCATCGCTTGCCCCACAAAGAAGCCCATAAGTTGCTTTTTACCCTCTTTGTAGCGTTGAACTTCATCGGGATTATTCGCGATAATCTCATCCACAATTGGCTCTAGGAACCCAGTATCTGATACTTGAATTAAGTTCATTTCTTCGGCAAGTGCTTGCGGCGATTTATCCGAATCTAACATTGCGTTAAATACTTGTTGCATAGCTGAAGAGTTAATTTTATCTCCATCTTTTAGTGCTACTAGCTCCGCTAAACGTTCTGGTGTAATGGAAAATTCACCAATATCGATGCTTTGCTCATTCAGCACTCTAAGCACTTCACTGAGTACAATATTTGAAGCAGATTTAGGATTTCCAGTATGCTTAGCTACTTCTTCGAAGTAATCAGCTAAGTATCTACTTTCTGTTATAGTAACAGCATCCACTTCGCTCATACCGTATTCTTCCACAAATCGCTTCTGACGAACGTCTGCTAATTCAGGAAGTTCAGTTTTGATTTCCTCTAGCAATGCATCTGTTACAATGATTGGCGGTAAATCTGGCTCTGGAAAATATCTATAGTCATGCGCTTCTTCTTTTGAACGCATCACTCGGGTTTGCATTTTAGTAGTATCCCAAAGTCTTGTTTGCTGAACTACTTCTCCCCCATCTTCAATAAGTTCTATTTGACGGTAAATCTCGAACTCAATCGCTTTTTCAACGTTTCTAAAGGAGTTCATATTTTTAAGCTCTGTACGAGTACCGAATTCTTTCTGCCCACGTGGACGAACCGATACGTTTGCATCGCAACGTAAACTACCTTCTTCCATATTACCATCACAGATTTCTAAATACTGAACAATCTGCTTAATCTTGGTTAGGTATGCGTATGCTTCCTGAGGAGTTCTTAAATCAGGCTCTGATACAATCTCGATGAGAGGTGTGCCCGCTCTGTTTAAATCAACTAAGGTGTTGTACGGGTCTTGATCGTGAATCGACTTCCCGGCATCCTCTTCCATATGAATACGTGTTACGCCAATGCGTTTGTCATACTCTTCGAGTTCAATGTCTAAAAACCCATCGAAGCAGATTGGAGTATCAAATTGAGATATCTGATATCCTTTTGGAAGATCTGGGTAGAAATAATTTTTTCGTGCAAAAATAGATTTAGGTGCTACACTGCAATTAGTAGCCAACCCCATTTTAATGATATACCGTACTAAATTTTCATTCACAACTGGCAAGGTCCCTGGATGCCCTAAACACAGTGGCGATACTTGTGTATTAGGTGCCTCACCATACTGTGCGGCAACAGGTGCAAAAGCCTTACTTTTTGTGAGTAGCTGTGCGTGTACTTCAAGGCCTATAACAGCCTCGAAACGTTCATGGGCAATAGTGCTCATTCAAAAATTCTTTTCTATATGTATTATTAAAGTTGGTAAAGATATTAAAGTATACTCTTATATATTAGTCTTTTCTCAGATATACCATTGTTGAGTTATACAATGAATTGAACCTTGCCCCCAGACTAAGTCACTACAATCTATTCCAATAATATCTCTGTTCGGAAAGTATTTCTTGAATAAATCTAGAGCCAATTGATCATAATTTTTGTCGTATAAAGGCACTAATACGCAACCATTGGCTATATAGAAATTAGCATAGCTGGCTGGCACATATTCGGAACCATCTACTGTGGTGCCTTCAATTTTAGTTTGTGGCAAAGGCA harbors:
- a CDS encoding acyl-CoA reductase; protein product: MKDVKSHIILIEQATKEWLQPDNADLKQAIERTVEEGLFSFEDIKFQIRSLKQKVDQGQISEWAKRAQLSEQVNAKGRKVLCLHAGNLPLVGFQDALGCVLSGANYYGKLSSKDPYLLASYLKILRAFEVENLKEYSTELSDFSDLNADKVLFAGSKESVDVVKERLVTLNAVTGSTDYIIRTAKFSMAYLENEDPQTLRDMIESVFRYGGKGCRSVAVIVSPYTLSKVKCHFTDYVEEFWLKNPQHQKPTPKLAYQFAYNKAINRDQAWLDDFLIQATDEFPSDDFTLHWVQGDVSTLKALKAKFGEAVQTVYSSGNPIEGTSTEWLSTAQSPNLWWQPDGIEVISSIIKK
- the purD gene encoding phosphoribosylamine--glycine ligase, producing the protein MHYNVLLLGSGGREHALAWGIAKSSKLGELYIAPGNPGTESLGKNVVLDATNFDEIYDFIQEHSIHITVVGPEQPLVDGFADFLEEKCQVVFGPKQQAAMLEGSKEFAKDFMKRHDIPTAAYEVFDQSEFDKAAEYIKEKGAYPVVLKADGLAGGKGVLIPETEAEAMQALEELKEGSLSDAASRLVIEEFMEGEEASVFAICDGSEFKVIGNAQDHKRIGEGDTGLNTGGMGAYSPAPIVTEELLERVKSEIIAPTVKGMKSEGNPYLGFLYVGLMITSDGPKVVEYNCRFGDPECQVIIPAMQSDLLEVMVACTEGRLSDTEVILDDLYRCTVVLVSGGYPQSYAKGKVISGLDNIKDAMVFHAGTKRDGNQILTNGGRVLNVVTEAKSLAEALELAYQDVSKISFDNMYYRTDIGHKGLKHLE
- the tpiA gene encoding triose-phosphate isomerase: MSTRQLLIAGNWKMNGGPYEAAELLDGLKSLKKNFTDDIDVLVCPPFVSLSMAVKYLHSSDIQVGAQNLYYEDNGAFTGEISASMLAESGCNYVLVGHSERREYFGETDDMINKKIKKAMAERIVPIICVGEKLETRKNDGHFKFVSDQIRAAYNGLDSVQALDTVIAYEPVWAIGTGVTATPEQAQEMHAFIRQELEALFGNDTAGAVRILYGGSMKPENAEELLTQEDVDGGLIGGASLSAKSFAELIVIAENLS
- a CDS encoding TlpA family protein disulfide reductase; its protein translation is MKIRHTSILALLTIVFANCSSEPEMQSALINGKITVADSVDSSKDYSGIQLLITHREDVDSDVDTLFLEQSNRLGNITGKVEFPFQGIYPVYISRNGNVIGSTQFILADNDTINFSGELPGLSENFEVDSRENRAMEVYNRVDKGFRRVLAYINAGAVADTLIEDELRKWSDLFWEVYENYPGTFASNMAGGESVRLLNTFDQNLMMQRINDALPSDEMIGVAAKYGFEYKAETQGVEGAVSYLDSLQDLTKNPKIKRALDQERIAFYFDSARVDIAKDLLAEFEKEYDDDPKAQQWAKTIGYDLSYLAPGYRVPEFSFETDEGEIIAPDSLVGKPYILEITPVASRLYQNQYDRTVVIHQIYQNYDLEVFTIPLDKSEVTVQAFFDERVKHWSVAKFGGFDVQKLIETFNVTQVPTRILIDQQGNIVRKYVAEDFTDVIQGLNTIIKQNQKGS
- the gatB gene encoding Asp-tRNA(Asn)/Glu-tRNA(Gln) amidotransferase subunit GatB, encoding MSTIAHERFEAVIGLEVHAQLLTKSKAFAPVAAQYGEAPNTQVSPLCLGHPGTLPVVNENLVRYIIKMGLATNCSVAPKSIFARKNYFYPDLPKGYQISQFDTPICFDGFLDIELEEYDKRIGVTRIHMEEDAGKSIHDQDPYNTLVDLNRAGTPLIEIVSEPDLRTPQEAYAYLTKIKQIVQYLEICDGNMEEGSLRCDANVSVRPRGQKEFGTRTELKNMNSFRNVEKAIEFEIYRQIELIEDGGEVVQQTRLWDTTKMQTRVMRSKEEAHDYRYFPEPDLPPIIVTDALLEEIKTELPELADVRQKRFVEEYGMSEVDAVTITESRYLADYFEEVAKHTGNPKSASNIVLSEVLRVLNEQSIDIGEFSITPERLAELVALKDGDKINSSAMQQVFNAMLDSDKSPQALAEEMNLIQVSDTGFLEPIVDEIIANNPDEVQRYKEGKKQLMGFFVGQAMKASRGKANPKLVTEMVTKKLES